cgacctctatcctgcactattcattcaattgatttcaataaatatgcctgatAAATATTCGCTAACTTTGAATAATTGAATGCATGTCacgttctatatttaatgtacaatgatcataatgcaaggcaTTCACAGTGGAATTTTGCTTTcgatttggaatagattaagtattttaaatgtgtcgcagaaacacttttttttttttaccgtttTCTTTTCCTActctaaatgtatataaactgCATGCTGTCTGTTATAGGCATTCAGACATTCTTACTGATCAAATCAATGTATATCTATCACACAGTAAAGAGTGTCAAGTATTTAAGTAGTttcattttgcattaaattaaaatgttttcaatgttgtatattattttttacatttttaattgctaCTGTTGCTGTAAAACTTAAAGCACCATTTACTCTGTTCTCCATTTCATTACTGGCAGTTGAATAATTCCTTTACAAGCTTGAAGCCATTTTTACATGAGAAAACCCGAAGGCCTCATCGCTTTAATTTAAatagttaatttttatttaaaaacaacttttgtaaaataagtgttttattgcatatttgctaACAAGTGCAATATAAAGTGAACAGAACTGTTAATGAATCTTTTTTTCTGCTCGTTTTGCTTTTTACTTgacatgtgaatttttttttttttttttttttcaataaatcacAAAGTGCCATTTGGTTTATAATGTATTCTTGTTGACGAAGGATAttctaaatgtatatatttgatttacaactttattgcataAATCGAAGCAAAGAACATTTAGTCAGAACCTCTAGTAAATGACATTACTTTGTTTAGTACCCTTATgtccaggttttgtaaatcactgaaatacATGTTTTTCTTCAGAATCATGAtctttattttatacaaaaaaaaacaatcatgcaGCTCTACTTGGAGTATAAACATAATACTGCAAGGGTGAGTTAGAAAAGTGTTATTGTCGACCACAAACCTGTCGCCCAACCCTGTCTGGAGGAGGCCACAAAGCATCGTCTTCTTTTGTAATCTCACTGTCATCAATGATCCTCTTCAACTCTTCCATCACGCTCTTATGAACATAAGCctgaaaaataatattacacattatATGGTGTAAACCCCATATAATGCAAATTTACTGAGGTGATGTCATTAGACTTCACCTCTTTTCTGATCATCACGTCGTTCTTGTAGTTACTGTTGTTTGCATATCTCAGCTTGCCtgtatgaaaacaaaattatCCATAAAAGATGTTTACGTGAAAGCATCTTTAAAGTCAGTTTGACATATCATTATTtcagtttgaaataaaatgtaataaatattctTTACAAGAAACATTACTTTATAAACTAAACTGAAACGTCTCTGCTTATTAGTAAGTGGTCAACTATATGGCTCTTCGAAATTTCATTAACATActagtaatatttatttttacacaaaactaTAAACATTTATCATTACTCAACACAAATCAGACAGTTACAAAGTCCAAACTActgaaaaacaacattttaggCCAACGGAAAGCGTGCAAACTGCATATCAATATTAAAGGATGTTAGCACGTTAGCAAGCTAAAGTTGGCGCCTCACTTACCGTCTGGTCTGAACTCAAATTCAAGAAATTCGTGGCCAAATTTCCCTTTATGGCCCACATAGTACCTCAGATAGAAGTCACTCGTGGACATAGCTGTGCAAAAAATCTAGCAAGGGGCTATATATCTGATTTAGCGCATGCACACTCTTCCTTGAATGAATCGCTTGAGCTTAAAAGACCAATATGGAATCGCATGAGTCCTGCAGGGCGCTCTATGACGTTTTGCTATAGTCGCACAATGATGATGCGGCAACTAGTCCCAATGTTagtttttttccccaaattttTTCCCTTTTCTGTCGAATATTCAACACAAACGGTACAAAtacaaactaaaacaaaatatacaaaagagaatcataaatatatattcacaaataaatgcattaagcAATGACATTTTTCCtggctttcttgtttttttttgtttttttttattatatagacTCAAAATAAATAACAAGGGCTGTTTGGAAATTTGACAAATTGGGGTttatgaatgattttttttttctaacaacaaaaacaaataaattatataaatgtttatttttaaaatgtcaaatttatTTGAATGAAGAAAAACTGATATTCCGGAATAAATAGATTTTCATAAAATGTGATATCTAATGCCAAAAGGAAGTTGAACTAggacatttgaaaataataataataataataacaactggACAAGTTTCTTTTTCACCGTTTCAAAATAAACAGACTAAATCAGATGTACATCTTTCACAGGATATACAGTATTCGGAGTATTTTTTAAGGATACCTCTTTAGTTTAATTTGTTGCGGTATTGAGTAAAAACTCTTCAAATACTCTTCAATTTCCCCACAAATACGAGGAAAACATATTTACCCACACACATATTTCGAAGGAGGGGTAGAAATATTAGACtaacaaaaaacacaatattagACCCACCAACAAACCCACCCAAAACCCCCACAAATGTTTAGAAATATGAATACATCATTACACCATGCTTTTACACTGCGCTTTGACCTCTGAACAGTTTTGATGTAATTTGAGTTCACAACAGGTGTTCTTTGACTGAATTATTACACTTAAATTTACAACACAATTCATTAATACTCAAAAACTGACCATCAGAATTCAATAACTGACCAACTAAGACAAATGGTGATCTATTTCAATGTGATGTAGCCTACATattgtttcaaatgtaaaaaaaaaaaagagtgaggaGAAAAAGTATGTTTTAGAATCAAACACCATGTCAGAAGGACTTGCCAGTGAAATAGATCATTTAAGAGATTTTTATTCAACATCAAAACTATATATAAGAAAACCGTTAATACCACCAAGTTGTTTAAGTAAATGGTTAGGGAAACATTCCACATAGAGCAACTATTTCTAACAAAGTTCTTTCATTAATTTATCTTAAGTGTTATTTGACGTTGTATATGCAAACATTCAAACCAcccataaaatatttttctttacgTAATTACTATGAAGCGTACTTTTCCAAACAATatcaaataataatttgtctAACTCTTTAGTAAATCCCTTTGGTATGAATAGGGCCTGGGAGATACATGTAGACCTTGACAATCCTTCAGATTTTATAAAAGCCAGCCAGAAATTGACAAATCTCTCTGCATGCAAAACATAAACTTTCTTTTGGAAGGCTACCATCAAGAATGGCACTAGATGCAACAATCTCCTCAACAGAATCCCCCAATTTCATTCAGATTAACACTCTCATTCACACTTATATTTAgcttgagaatttttttttataggcaCAAGGTGGCATTTTCCTATTTCTATGGGGTGACCAAAAGGACAACATAACCCCCATGAACTGTTTTTATGTTGATGTATGCTCTCATGTTATCTTTATACTGATCTAGTCCATTGTGTACTTCTGTTCAGCTTGCAATAAGTTCTCAAAAGAGAGGCATTGACCTTTGTCTGGCACCAGCAAATGTGACTGTACAGCTCTCAGATGGCCATGTGTGTTCACTCGAGGCAACCAAAGTTTAACAAGCATGAGGAGTACAAAAACCTTTATTTCAGCTTTGCTGTCAATGACTTTGTCATACAACTTTCTGCAATTGTTTACACATTTACAGGATGATACAATAATTATGGATTGAACCAAACATGAATAGTTAAAAAGGAACAAAAAAAGCCCATACTTCTCCAGCTTtaagaattattttaatattttaagataaaATGTTAGTAATATGCATTGCATTGTGACTGAAATGCTGTTGTAAAGTCTTATGTTGGTCTGTTTGGCCAACAACATCTTTTGAGCATGCAATCTTTTCTGCAATTTATTTAGTAGGACCTCCTCTCAGCAAGCACCTAAACTCAAAGGCATCAATAatttaagaaacattttaaaaaatataatagtcCATCATGCAAAACACCATACATTTGACATCTCCCCAAAGCTATGCCCTCTTTGCTTTCAGACAACCAACTGTTTCAGTCTGGGATTACTTTCTGATATCAACACAAATACAAACCAACTAATTGATTGCACATATGATGACAGTTGCAACAACTTAAACCCTACACATTtcagttaaaataatttctagaaTATTTGCATCATTTTCAGACAAGTAGGATTATACACTGAGTGTACAAGCTGTTAAGAGATTATGCGTAGGTATGAATTAATGAATGCAGTCAGGGCCAAGTAGAGCTGTTGATTAAATATGTGCTAATATTTCCAAACCCTTTGCAATAGAGGTTGAGATGTGCGATACTGGGTGTTTCCAAACAAGTGCTGTTTAGAACTGTAATATCTACGCACATTTATCTAAGACAAGTGACATATTAAATTCAACACAAAGTAAAGAAGTCTAAAAAATCTCAACATACAAAGGTTTATGATGGCACAAAATGTACTGTAACCGATTCAGACTTTAGGAACATTGGTTATTAATCTCAAATCAATTAATGACCAAGTTAATtgaataccatatatatatatatatatataaattaacacagagagaagagagagagagagagagagagtcaaatCCATTTTCGTTTACATCAATCAATAACTGAACATTTAGGATTATTTACATTGGATGGTAAATAAATCACCCAGTATCATAGCAGCAatgctggaaaaaataaataaaaaaataggtcAGCCAGAaaagaaaatacagtaaaatataaattaaacttaataagAACAGTCATTCTCAAATTCAATGAGAAGATTTCAAACCAAAGACCAAAAGGAAAAGATATGGGATCACTTAACAATAAGGGTCAGATTTTAATGTTGATTAGCTAAATTAACAGGTGAGTGACTCACATCCCAACTTCCTGAATGATTTCCACAGAGTTCCACGAAATGGCTTCTCTGCAGCTCTATGGCTACAGGAGAAAATAAACAATGTGTATATATCAGCCAACATGTGGGAAAGTGGGAAAATACATGTTCAAAACACTAAATTAACTCTTTGGTGAGCTGTCAAAAGACTGACCAAAGTGGCATCATGGTGTTCACTATATTTTGGTAAAATACTGTGATAGTCGCAGGTCAGTTAAAAACTAAATGAAAGTACATGAAATAGACATTGCAAAGTGAACAAATAGGATAAAGAGACTCTGAGAAGATAATTAATGTCAATTAAACATCTCATCTTTTTGCCTAAATGCCACACACCAAGTGTCTAATTCAGGAGCGCTTTGAACGGAGTATCAAATTGCATTATTAGAGTCAAGGGTACAGTGCATAGTATAAGAACATAATTCTTTTGACACATAGCTTACTGCTTATAATAATACTCCAGTGCAGTTCTGCACAATTAACCAATGGGTTTGGTTTTACATTACATAATTATGCTTAAATAATTTGCCCAAAaatgctcatgccatcccagatgtgatcaatctccactttcaccttattttgttttttggtgattcacattctttgtgcatatcgccacttactggttggggctggtcaaaggagatttatagtaaaaaggacttattttgttctgtttctcatccacacgtATCATATCAGcctcagaagatatggatttaaccactggagtcgtatggatgactttaatgtagcatttatgttatttttggagaatcaaatttctggccaacattcacttgctgTGGACATACTGAGTTtagatattttacaaataaatctgcatttgtgttctgcagaagaaagaaagtcatacacacctgagatggcatgaagttgagtaaatgatgagaattaaaatttttggatgaactaccccTAATGAGGACATCATTTAATTGTAAGATTTAATTGTAAATTCAATCAATTAAGTACTGCCAGTTTTCAAATCAATGATGATCACTATATTAGCTCGGAGTTATTGTTTTCAGTACTAATAATTGCACCCTGAGAGGCCTGTTGTGAAACCGCAACACTACCTGAAAATTTCAAGTGAAAATGTAGGTTtatgttaaatgtaaattattcttatttgtaaGAAACACTGATTTTATGGGGACAAGAAAAAATAATGCCAGAACACTCAATAATAAACCAACAAGATGACTGCCAAGCAAAACAGAAACAACAAGTAATTTCAAAACATCCTTTGTCTTTTGACTCTGATGGGTATTTTGATGATGCAAAATAGTTATCTGCAAATGttgtcctttttaaaaaataaataaataaataaccaaggttaaaataataataataataagttcaaTCCCCATTTATTCAACAAACACTTTCCATGAGCTACAAAACATATGatgaaaataaattgaaataaatagtAAAGGAAAATCCATTTTGAACTTTTACCATCCCAGAACTAGAAGATAAGTGCAGCCagtcaaaaaaaaacaaagatggaAGCAGTATGAAATAAAAGAAGGTGgtctttaaaaacatttcttcttGATTCATTAAGTCTTAAATACAGTGTTGGCTAATTAACAGAATGCACAAGCAATCCTTCTTTCCATCCTTCCACACCTTTTGCATCCCTCCTTTAAACAATCTGTCTCTATTGAATTCCCTGACATTCTGGGAGAGGGCAGGTCAATGTGGCCTGCTGCTGGACTCTGAGGGATGCCGTTTACGAGGTATGTTGTGGCCGTTGAGGTAGCCGTTCAAGCGTTTGGTCAAGCCACCATTCAGAATATCCTGAATGTGCTGCACTATCAAATTTATGGCAACTAGAGAGAAATAAATTAACAAGTGAACATGGAGTTTAGATGTGAaagcatattatattatatacatagcACATTACATCACAAATTTATTTAGATTATTATATCTCGGCAACATTTGGAgtagaaacatttatttatatcagaCAGCAGAGACTATTCTTTTTCTCTAGTGCATGTGTTTCTTGGTCAAAGTGATTCAAAATAATAGAGCAGGTCACATGTACCCACATTTGTTATGGCTTTATCACTAGTTTCACAAGTAGTTTTGTAGTTGAAGTATTCAAGTATGAAAAGACACTCAGGGTGAGAAAGAGGCAAAACTTGTTGGAACGTTTAAAGTTTAGACTAAACCTGGCCTTGCTTGGCACCCTCAAAACATTCCTTCTTTCAAAACAAGCTATATGATAAACTGTTCCAAAACATTTCCATATCAATCTACTTGTGTCTCCTCTCTTCCCTGGTAAAGTCTAATCAAATGTTTGGAAAATAAACACTCAAATCTCACCCAGGTTATCAGCTCCCCTTGGAATGATCACATCAGCATACTTTTTTGTCTGAGTGCAAAACAAATAGGAGGAAAAAACCAAATAAGAAGCTATGAGAAGAAAATAAACTCAAGATGGCATCCTAGAAAAATAACATTCCAACATTTCACCACCTGCTTTCTCTTGATAAAATGCCAAAATCATGCGCTCTCATAAACAGAAAATGCCATTTTGAATAACCTTCAAACATCTTGATATAACACtatttgaaatgaataaaaagCACCAATAAAtggtcttttatattttattttagacctTTCAGCTTTTGTAGTAAACATTAACAGAGCTCTTCAGTCAAAACTTCCGTTTGCAGGCCAACCCGTAAAATTAATTCACCATAGGTTCCCTCAGGAATATCCAATGGGTTTTACAATAGCAGTTttcaatttatgaataaaaaaaaaaaaattgttagcaATAGTTAAGACTTGAATTGTTAGAGACTATTAAATTTTACACAGTCTAGCCTAAAACAGAACAAATTTTGAAACCATTgtgtacttaaaaaataaaaagttgctaACAAGTGATGTGTGAAAAACAAGTGattctaaaaataattaaatatgaaacCCCCTAGTTTAGCCGTACTGAAAAAAGACTCACGGAATAGGCATGAACGAATGTAAAAATATGGGCGGTAATGGGGGTGGGAAGGGTGGGAGGAAGTTAGGAGGTACTTTCAGAACACACTCACAAAAGAGATGGCATCATATTATAAGTGGAGATGAAAACAAAAGTTGAGGCATTTTGATATATATCATGTGAAGAGTGTAAAGGATTTAAAggagtattctgggttcaacacaagttaagctcagttgacagcatttatgtcataatattgattgccacaaaagtATTTTGACATCGTCCCTCCTTTTTGTTgcaaaaaagcaaacatttgggttacagtgaggcactcactgaatggtatttggtattcaactatttttgaatgttaaaatactcacttgtatagccacaagacataaacagtatgtgttaacattattttagtgtgataaaatcacgtactaaccttttctgtgtgaagttatataaaattgtacaacttcattgccatgacgatgtaatgtcaacaaccttaaaattactgtaaaaattacaatttaaacaactttacagctcaaataatatacaagttttaacagaagaattaaatggAAGCACTTTAAAAAATtggaagcttcacatttctgtgattAAACCCCAAATATTGGccacattctcttccattgtaagtgacatACTTATGTTaaatgtaacctcgatttttgcttttttaagtagggatgaaaaaaaatatatacaatttgtggtaatcaacattatgccacaaatgctgtcgattgagtttaacttgtattgaacaaggaatattcctttaaatgttttgctCAAACTTTCGAGAGTGAAATGAGAACAACACTTAGAGCAGACATTACCATCAAAACCAGGACTGCTTTGAGACTATAAATGAAGTGATAGATATTTAAGTCATAGATATTTACAATGCGAGTTTACATGCTTGACGAATTGCCATTGTAGTCCATTGTTGTTAAGTAGCAACTTATCAGCAACGTGCATTTTTaaaactgtttcaaaattatttttttcaggcaTGACTGTGTaaatgttgtagaacaaaatgggAACGTTTCTTCAAGTGACATAGAACACTCATAACActcattttattaataaattgcaaACTGCCATTTTACTGCCCTGGAGTGAAAATGCTTAGCCTCTTCCAGGTTTTAAGACTACAAAGTGAACATCTCTATAATAAATATACACCTATGCAAGCTGAAAATTAATTTATACAGAAAATCATTATAAAATGCCACAGATACTCTCCAAATACTACAAAGTCAGCATTTAAAGTAGGAGAGAGTAGGAAGTTGCAGAACTCACTGGCAGACAGAACTCCTCAAAGGCAGGCTTCACAAACGTTATATATTGGCTCAGCACTTGCTCTAGGTCGCGACCTCTCTCACTAATGTCTCTCAGGACTGAAGGTagaggagaaaagagagagagagagagagagagagagagagagagagagagagctgtatgAAGATATGAATCCAATAGCTGTGAAATATGCCATCATATCACAACCACACTGTGCATCAACTTGGTTTCTGTCAAGAACTTATTGAGACCAATTAATCTCAATCAAGCCCACACACACCTCTGCGTGACAGACGTGTATCTGCATCTGTATCCACAAACAGCTTCATCTGAAACAGATCTCGTATTTCTTGTGAGTAAAACATGAGGATGCCTTCAAATAAAACCACATCTGCTGGATACACTGTGACCGTTTCCTCTTTCCTACAATGTTTAAGGAAAACAAGCAAATCAGGAAATACCTGAACAAACAGCTTACATAATGCCATTATTTATGCAAACACACAAATCCAAACATGTCGAAATCAAGCAATGGCAATCGTAGCAACCAAAAACTCTCATATATGGTCTGAACTGACCTTGAATGGGTAACAAAGTCATAGACTGGTATTTGGACAGTTTTTCCCTCCATGATGTCACACAGGGTCTTGACTATCAATTCATTATCAAACGCATCTGTGGAACAGAAAACAAGGATGATACAGAAGATCACAGCAAACTGTTCTAGGGTTGCAAGATCCACAGGTGGTGGTATTTATAGAACAAGGTGATAAGCCTTTTTTGCTGCCAccgaatgagtgtgtgtgagggtggcTGAGTCAGGCAGACGGTCACTCAGGCTCACACACATCTGCCAAAGTACACAGACAGCATCTACTGTTAAAGCTGTATTCTGCTcagaattagggctgcaactaattattattttgataattaatctaatgattattagaatggtTATTCAGCTATTCTGCAATTATTGcaccgattaatcattagctcttaaccgattattcagcttgtgccctgacttaaaggttgtattaaacatgcttactaacaatgaagaggacaaaatcatcttttaaaaaaatacctctaaatgacattcattgaattaaagagaaaacattttttttttattaagtttaattcaggaaagaaattcactgcaaaaaatcctattgttatcaagagtTTTTGTCCTGTCTCCcaattaaaatagtctaaaaatccttaaagcaagatatATTGACTTGAGGAAcaacatttaagatatttagacttgctttaagagaatgtgtcttaaatataagtgtactttgtatataagtgtattttttcacttggtttaacttctgcaagtgcagtaaagactaaatatacatatattcaagatttattctcaaaaagcaagtataaatatcttatatgctgcttctcaggtgaatgcatctttttttaaaggatttttagatgttttaaaatatttgtatttttaatattatattcaatattctcaaataacaattttttcttctgtagtatagctgctaaagaaaatgtacattgttttaaaggagttttagatctttatattggaaaacaagccaaaagaaaaacaaatcaaaaacgtattttgttgcagtgtacaaTGAGGTGAGGACTTCCTCTCTCGCCTTTCTGTTTACTTCAATCcaactttaactcacaaaaaacaactctctcttattaataaagctgtgtttcgCCAATTTGCTTCACAATAACCAatacacagtgacacatatatcaTGATTCAaaaagtcacgagccatcacgtcataatctagctgcattaagcgctCGAGTGATGAGCGTTCCTGGgacagtgtgcatcagccggatgcagtttcaatctctccccctttgatcgggacattcacgcaactcatagaagaggcactgatcacacagagaaatgccagtttcagagtttgtagttatttacatgatctgcttccatattgtttgaactttaataaagctttaacacatgaaatatatctgcattaaagAGGTAACGCCggtgtgtttcctttaaagatgctcgacgcgcaagttttgcttcagcggagcggcagctccagctccattTATTGCAAGTAAGATGTTTAAACCCAAAGAGAAACAttgaaattcatatttttttttcataatttatgaagggatttgtttttatttcttaaggTGTAAGACTTTGCTgtcaaaagaataaaataattgttaGAAATCCCACGGTTTTAGAATAAAACGGTAATAATTTCAAATAATgttgatattatttatttttttcccctttacttttttctttctctaatTTTTTTTGCTGACCCCCTAGCCCCTTGGGGGTCCCAGATCCCAGTTTGAAATTCTCTGTGTAaaccaaaataattcaaataaaacatactaaataaaTGATGGTCTACCTGGGTGGTCGAAGTTAAATTGTCCCTTGAGAGCCTTGGCCTTCTGTTCAGAGGTCAGTACCCTGTAGAAACTGTCCTGACTGAGGATAACCACCTGCCTCTGATGATGGTCaatcttattctggccaagaagcTCCATGATCTTCCCGCAGACTGATGACTGAAGAAAAAGAGATGACAAGATTGTAAATAGGTTCCACGTATGTGCTTAAGAAACAGTTTtaccaaatattttgaaaaaaaaaactaaaaaactaaaatctgtattaatttattcaccctcatgttgttccaaacctgcatgcctttctttcttctatggaacacaaataaTGATGTTAGGTAGAATTTAAGTCTCAGACACAagtccattgcatcttttttcaatacaatgaaagtgaatgagacgTCATTCTGCCCCTAACAG
This sequence is a window from Xyrauchen texanus isolate HMW12.3.18 chromosome 37, RBS_HiC_50CHRs, whole genome shotgun sequence. Protein-coding genes within it:
- the LOC127630842 gene encoding protein mago nashi homolog isoform X2 gives rise to the protein MSTSDFYLRYYVGHKGKFGHEFLEFEFRPDGKLRYANNSNYKNDVMIRKEAYVHKSVMEELKRIIDDSEITKEDDALWPPPDRVGRQELEIVIGDEHISFTTSKIGSLIDVNQSKDPEGLRVFYYLVQDLKCLVFSLIGLHFKIKPI
- the LOC127630843 gene encoding uridine-cytidine kinase 2-A-like, coding for MAGDSESKLDNQAENEHVVRQPFLIGVAGGTASGKSSVCGKIMELLGQNKIDHHQRQVVILSQDSFYRVLTSEQKAKALKGQFNFDHPDAFDNELIVKTLCDIMEGKTVQIPVYDFVTHSRKEETVTVYPADVVLFEGILMFYSQEIRDLFQMKLFVDTDADTRLSRRVLRDISERGRDLEQVLSQYITFVKPAFEEFCLPTKKYADVIIPRGADNLVAINLIVQHIQDILNGGLTKRLNGYLNGHNIPRKRHPSESSSRPH